Genomic DNA from Mycolicibacterium helvum:
GGGGCGGACCGCTGTCGCCGAGGCGGTTGACGAGCTGTTGACCAGCGCCAGCCCGAGGCCCCGGTAGCCGGAATCGCGCATACTCTCAAGCCCGCCGGGAGCGCGTAGCCAGCGCCTGTCGTCGTTCCGATGGCGTCAACCCGCCCCAAATGCCATAGGGCTCATGCGCGTTCAATGCATAGCGACGGCAAGCTTCGAGCACCGGACACGACCAGCATATCTGCTTGGCGCGTTGCTCGCGTCTGCGCAGCTGTGCGCCTCTTTCGTTAGCGCTGGTCGAGAATGCGCGCGCCCGAAAGCGCTTGGAAAAGCTGAGCACTCGACTTCTCTGCCCCGTGCTGGACTGAAACCGAAGGAACGATGCGATGTCGAAACGAGCCGATAAGAAGCGCGCCCGGCGGGACAAGAAAGCCAACCACGGGAAGCGGCCGGCGGTCGGAAGACGGCGAAGGCGATGAGATCGGTGCATCGTCGTCGTGCTCTGCTTCCGTCGCGCTGGACGCCGTCGTTGATAATGATGGTCCGTTCCCTACAGGCATCCCTGCGATTGAGGTAGCGGACGATCAGTAGGACAGTGGCTGTCGGTGCGATCACGGTGAGGACTGGAAGCAGTTCAGACACAATAGAATCCACCCTTCAAATCGATGGCTGGTGATCCAGGGGTTCGGGACGTCCGGGTCCGAGCCGGTCATAGACCTGCCGCCAGACCGCTTCGTGATCGAGGTCCGACAACTCTCCGCACGCGCGGAGGGCATCAGCTTCGCTGAGCATGTGCACCAGCGATTCGAGTTCGTCGCACGTGGCCCCAGACCGCGGATCGGGGCGACGGTCAACGACAGACACTGACAGTGTGCGAACCTGCGACCGCAGCCCCCGGACCGGAGCCAGTGCGCCGGCGCCACTGGCGGCGTATACCGCTGTCGCGATTCCGATCGCCGTCCAGTTCGAGACGATGCTGCTGAGATAGATCTCCGACGCCACCCACAGGAGAACCCCCCACGTCGGCCACGCCCGCCACAGCCGCAGCCAGAGCCGTTGAGCCCGACTGATACCCAGGGGGAAGACCACCAGACGATATCGGCTGACGCCGTACCGAGAGGTCCTGTGCCGGCTCGTCGGGATGTCAAACGAGCCCCACACGCGGTCGCCGTCGAGTAGTCGCGTCCAGCGAGCATGCCCACCATGCCTGCCGACCCGCGACGATCCGTGCGCCGTCCCCGGCTCCTGCTCGGGTCCTGCGTCAGGCTGGGCCCCACTAGGGCCGTCGTTCATACGTCGATATCTACGCCCCTACACAGATCGGCGGTATGCCCTGAACGCTATCCATACGCTGCTCTGCCCAATAGTTATGTGAACTTTTCGTTGTGTGCGCCGGTGTTGGAACGGTGGGAGCAGCGACCTTGGCGCAACTCAGATCCCCTGCGGAGGTTGCCGCGCGATTCGTGGTACGACCAACGTGAGGTCCGTCGCATTTACGATTTCTTGATGTCTGGCCCGCCCCTCGATCACCGACGGTAAGTGTTAGATCGAGAAGTGGCATCGTCTGGCTGGACCGTGAGCTGACATCGGGTGCCGAGTCAAGGTTATCTGCAGTCGGATTGGCGCCGGGAGGCGTTCCGTACCAACCTCTGGGTCGTACCCGCGACCGAGGCTGTTGCGGTTTTGGTCCTGTTCGTCGGCACGTACGCAGTCGACCGTGCCGCCTATCGCGGCGACGTGCACCTGCCGTCCTGGGTACTGAGTGGGACGGCGGACTCGGCCAGGCAGGTTCTTACTGCGGTTGCTGCAGCGGTCATCACCGTCGTCGGCATCGTGTTCTCGATCACGATCGTGGCCCTGACGCTGGCATCGACGCAGTTTGGGCCTCGGATGTTGCGCAACTTCATCCGCGATCGCGGAACGCAAGTCACGCTCGGCACGTTCGTGGCGACATTCTTCTACACGATCCTCACGCTGGTTTCCGTCGGAAGCGGGTCGACCGGCGAGTTCGTTCCGCACCTGTCGGTCACGGTCGCGCTGGTCCTGACGCTGGCCGATCTCGCCGTGCTCATCTACTTCCTCAATCACATCGCGTCGATGATCCAACTGCCACAGGTGATTGCGGGG
This window encodes:
- a CDS encoding WhiB family transcriptional regulator; this encodes MLSFSKRFRARAFSTSANERGAQLRRREQRAKQICWSCPVLEACRRYALNAHEPYGIWGGLTPSERRQALATRSRRA
- a CDS encoding DUF6611 family protein — encoded protein: MNDGPSGAQPDAGPEQEPGTAHGSSRVGRHGGHARWTRLLDGDRVWGSFDIPTSRHRTSRYGVSRYRLVVFPLGISRAQRLWLRLWRAWPTWGVLLWVASEIYLSSIVSNWTAIGIATAVYAASGAGALAPVRGLRSQVRTLSVSVVDRRPDPRSGATCDELESLVHMLSEADALRACGELSDLDHEAVWRQVYDRLGPGRPEPLDHQPSI
- a CDS encoding 50S ribosomal protein bL37, yielding MSKRADKKRARRDKKANHGKRPAVGRRRRR